Genomic DNA from Paenibacillus borealis:
CAGCGTCAAGCCGGGAGAGATTGTGATCGGCTGCACGAATGAATCCAGGCAGAATGGCCTCTGGGGGGAGCTGCTGTCAACGGCCTCCAAGATGCGAGGCGGGCGGGGGGCGATCGTGGATGGCTTAATCCGGGATACGGCCAAAATTCTGGAGCTGGGCTTTCCCGTCTTCGCTACCGGCACCAAGCCGGTAGATTCGCAGGGGCGCGGAATCGTTATTGAATACGATATTCCGGTGCTGTGCGGAGGTGTGCTGGTGAATCCCGGCGACATTATCTTCGGCGACCGTGACGGTGTGGTGGTGATACCGGGCGCGATCATTGATGAAGTATTCGCACTGGCGACGGATAAGGCGACACGCGAGAATCATACACGCGATGAGCTGCTGGCGGGCTCCACACTGCGGCAGGTCTATGATAAATACGGAGTACTCTAAACCACGAAGGCGGGGTGTCTACATCATGAGGCTGGCTGGAAAAAGAGTGCTGGTAACCGGTGCCGGGCGGGGCATCGGGCTGGCGATTGCCCGCCGATTCCTGGAGGAGGGGGCCCGCGTGGTCCTGCTGGACCTCAGCGAAACAGAGCTGCTTACTGCCGCTGATGAACTGGCAGACTACAGCGGAAGCTGGACCACGGAGGTCTGCGATCTGCGCGACCCGGCACAGCTTGAGGCGTCTGCAACCAGGGCCTTCGCGCACTTTGGCGGGATGGACATCGTGGTGAACAATGCGGGCATTGCCTACAGGGAATCCTTTCTCGATATTTCCTTAGAACACTGGAACGCGGTCTTCGAGATCAATGTCCGTGCGGTGTACAGGCTTGGCCAGCTGGCCGCCAGGCAGATGATCGGCCAGGGCGGCGGCGGTGCGATTATCAATATGAGCTCCAAAAACGGGATATCGGCCAGCGCAGAGCTTGCCCATTACAATGCTTCCAAAGCAGCTGTTATCCTGCTGACGGAGTCTATGGCGGTAGAGCTGGCTCCTTATGGAATCCGGGTCAATGCTGTGGCGCCGGGCTTCGTGGATACCCCGCTGGACCGCAGGCTGCGCGAGGAAAGCGGACTGCCGTCCCATTCGGAGCATACTCCGATGAAACGGGCAGCGGCTCCAGAGGAGGTTGCGAACGTGTTTCTCTTCCTGGCCTCAGACGAAGCGGCGTATGTGACGGGAGAAACGGTACGTGTAGATGGCGGACATCTGGCTAACGGAAGTGAATTGTAGATTGAAGGAGGTACAGAGATGATTTTTGATTCACACACTCATTTGTTTGGACCGGGAATGGTGGCAGGACCTACGGATGCCGCGATCAAACGCGCCTGGGGCCCGGATATGAATATTGAGGCAACACCGGAGCAGCACCGGGGCAACCTGGAAGGATTCTCGGGAGCTATTGTGCTGGCGATGGCGGCGTCTGCCACCGGGCTGGTGGTGCCGAATGAATATGTGGCGGAATACTGCCGTACGGACCCGGGAAGGCTGTTTGGTTTTGCCAGCGTAGATCCGAATGATCTGGACTGTGTAGGCAAGTTTGAAACGGCTGTCCGCGAGCTGGGGCTGAAGGGACTGAAGCTGGCGCCGATCTATCAGAACTTCTATCCGGATGATCCGAAACATATGGCCCTCTATGCCAAAGCGGAGCAGCTGGGGGTTCCGATTCTATGGCATCAGGGAACCTCCTTTGTTCCAGAGGGATATCTCGATGCTTCCCGCCCGGCGATGCTTGACAGAATAGCCAGGTCTTTTCCGAAGCTGAAAATGATCGTAGCCCATATGGGCCATCCCTGGGTGGATGAATGCATCTCGCTGGTGCGCAAGCATCCTAACCTGTACATGGATGTGTCTGCACTCGGCAGCAGGCCGTGGCAGTTCTATAATGCACTGGTCTCCGCTGCGGAATACGGGGTGCAGGACAAGCTGCTGTTCGGTTCGGATTATCCGTTCTTCGGTACGCAGCAGATGCTGGATGCCTTGTACCGGATCAACGATCTTGCGGAGGGAACAAAGCTGCCGCGTGTAGCGGAGGATTTCATTGAAGCAATTATCCACCGGCCGACACCGGAAATCCTCGGGCTGGTCTGACGGGTTCAAAAGGGGCTGGAAGCCAAAGGGAGATGAAGCATGGAGGAGCATAAGGAAACCAGCCGGGCGGACAGTGCCGGGAGCGGTGCTGCCGGACATAGACTGAAGAGTGAAGCCTATTTCCAGGAAAAAGATCTGTGGGGCTTCATTCACCGTTCGTTTACGAAGTCAATGGGCTATACAGAAGAGGATCTTCGCAAGCCGGTAATCGGTATCTGCAATACCTTCAGTGAGCTGAACAAGTGCCATTCGCACTTTAATGAGCTGGTGGATTATGTGAAGCGCGGGGTCTGGCAGGCCGGCGGGGTGCCGATGGAATTCCCGACGATTTCGATCGGCGAGCCTTATGTCAAGCCGACGACGATGCTGCTGCGGAACCTGATGGCGATGGACACGGAGGAAATGATGAAGGGCCATCCCATTGACGGGGTGGTGCTGCTCGGCGGCTGTGACAAAACAGTGCCTGCCCAGCTGATGGCCGCAGCCAGTGTGAACATTCCGTCCATTGTGGTTACGGGCGGGCCGATGCTAAACGGCCGCCTGGGCGGACGCAGCCTGGGTGCCTGCACCGACTGCTACGGCTTCACGCTGGAGCATAAAGCGGGGAATCTCACCGATGCGGAGCTGGCGGTGGCGGAGGACGCCATCTGCCGCAGCGACGGGCACTGCATGGTGATGGGCACGGCCAGCACGATGGCCTCGATTGCCGAAGCCATCGGCATGGCGCTGCCGGGCTGCGCGGCGATCCCCGCGCCGGACAGCCGCCGCAGGCATCTCTGCGAGCGGACCGGCAAGCAGATTGTGGAGCTGGTGCGGCGGGATATCCGCCCGCGCGACATTATGACCGCAGAGGCGGTGGAGAACGCCATCACGGTCACGATGGCCAGCGGCGGCTCCACGAATGCCATCATCCATCTCGTGGCGATTTCGCAGCGGCTGGGCCGGAAGCTGCCGCTGGAGATGTTCGATGAGATCAGCCGCCGGACGCCGTTCATTCTGAATCTGCGGCCTTCGGGCAAATATCAGATGGAGGAGTATTTCGAGGCAGGCGGCGTGCCTGCACTGATGAAGGAGCTGGAGCCGCTGCTGCATGGCGGCTGCCTGACCGTAACCGGCCGGACGGTTACGGAGAATCTGGTCCAGGCGGCCACGCTGGACCGGGAGGTGATCCGCAGCGTGGCGGAGCCGCTGGATAGTCAGGGCGGAATTGCCGTGCTGCGCGGCAATCTGGCCCCGGATGGTGCGCTGATTAAGCAGACTGCGGTATCAGCGCATCTGAAGCGGCACACCGGGCGCGCGGTGGTGTTCGAGAGCCCGGCGGATCTCCAGCTGCGGATCGACGACCCGGAGCTTGCGGTGGATGAGCACAGTGTGCTGGTGCTCAAGAACGCCGGCCCCAAAGGTGCGCCGGCGATGCCGGAGATCGGGCAGATCCCGATCCCGCAGAAGCTGCTGGTGCGCGGCATCAGGGATATGGTCCGCATCTCCGATGCACGGATCAGCGGCACCTCTTACGGTGCCCTGATCGTGCATGCGGCGCCGGAGGCGGCTGTAGGAGGAACGCTGGCGCTGGTACAGGACGGCGATGAAATCGAGCTGGATATTGCCGCGAGAAAGCTGGTGCTGAAGGTGCCGGACGGGGAACTGGCCCGGCGGCGGGCTGCCTGGAAGGCGCCGGAGCCTCATTATGACAGAGGCTACGGCCTGCTGTTCCATGAGCGGGTGCTGCAGGCGAATCTGGGCTGTGATTTCGATTTCCTGCTGCCGGCGGAGCTTCGCCGGGAGCTGCTGGACGGAGACAAGGAAGGCTGACTATACATCTTACCAACCGAAAGGAGAAATCGAATGCAAATCCCAACGCAACCTGTGATCCAGTCTATTCAGGAGCTGGAAGACCGTCTGGCCAGTCCGTCCGCCGCCCTGTTGGAGGAGCTTACCCGGCTCGACGGGGATATCATGCTGCTCGGTGTAGGCGGCAAAATGGGCCCGAGCCTGGCCAGGCTGGCCGTGAATGCTATCCGGGAGGCCGGGCTGGACAAGAAGGTGATTGGCGTCTCCCGCTTCTCAAACGATGCCCTGAAGCAAGAGCTGATTGAAGCCGGAGTGGAGGTGATCGCGGCGGATCTGTCCGACGACAGTGCGCTGCAGGCGCTTCCTGACACGAAGAATATCTTGTACATGGCCGGCAATAAGTTCGGCACAACAGGCAATGAGCACTTCACCTGGATGATGAACGCCTATCTGCCGGGGCGTGTGGCG
This window encodes:
- a CDS encoding RraA family protein, translated to MNDQKLFDTMCETLYSAVISDTLDQLGYRNQVMRENINPVDPSWVVAGRAKTVLSVDIHHLPEDPYTKEIEAVDSVKPGEIVIGCTNESRQNGLWGELLSTASKMRGGRGAIVDGLIRDTAKILELGFPVFATGTKPVDSQGRGIVIEYDIPVLCGGVLVNPGDIIFGDRDGVVVIPGAIIDEVFALATDKATRENHTRDELLAGSTLRQVYDKYGVL
- a CDS encoding IlvD/Edd family dehydratase, translating into MEEHKETSRADSAGSGAAGHRLKSEAYFQEKDLWGFIHRSFTKSMGYTEEDLRKPVIGICNTFSELNKCHSHFNELVDYVKRGVWQAGGVPMEFPTISIGEPYVKPTTMLLRNLMAMDTEEMMKGHPIDGVVLLGGCDKTVPAQLMAAASVNIPSIVVTGGPMLNGRLGGRSLGACTDCYGFTLEHKAGNLTDAELAVAEDAICRSDGHCMVMGTASTMASIAEAIGMALPGCAAIPAPDSRRRHLCERTGKQIVELVRRDIRPRDIMTAEAVENAITVTMASGGSTNAIIHLVAISQRLGRKLPLEMFDEISRRTPFILNLRPSGKYQMEEYFEAGGVPALMKELEPLLHGGCLTVTGRTVTENLVQAATLDREVIRSVAEPLDSQGGIAVLRGNLAPDGALIKQTAVSAHLKRHTGRAVVFESPADLQLRIDDPELAVDEHSVLVLKNAGPKGAPAMPEIGQIPIPQKLLVRGIRDMVRISDARISGTSYGALIVHAAPEAAVGGTLALVQDGDEIELDIAARKLVLKVPDGELARRRAAWKAPEPHYDRGYGLLFHERVLQANLGCDFDFLLPAELRRELLDGDKEG
- a CDS encoding SDR family NAD(P)-dependent oxidoreductase, with product MRLAGKRVLVTGAGRGIGLAIARRFLEEGARVVLLDLSETELLTAADELADYSGSWTTEVCDLRDPAQLEASATRAFAHFGGMDIVVNNAGIAYRESFLDISLEHWNAVFEINVRAVYRLGQLAARQMIGQGGGGAIINMSSKNGISASAELAHYNASKAAVILLTESMAVELAPYGIRVNAVAPGFVDTPLDRRLREESGLPSHSEHTPMKRAAAPEEVANVFLFLASDEAAYVTGETVRVDGGHLANGSEL
- a CDS encoding amidohydrolase family protein, which codes for MIFDSHTHLFGPGMVAGPTDAAIKRAWGPDMNIEATPEQHRGNLEGFSGAIVLAMAASATGLVVPNEYVAEYCRTDPGRLFGFASVDPNDLDCVGKFETAVRELGLKGLKLAPIYQNFYPDDPKHMALYAKAEQLGVPILWHQGTSFVPEGYLDASRPAMLDRIARSFPKLKMIVAHMGHPWVDECISLVRKHPNLYMDVSALGSRPWQFYNALVSAAEYGVQDKLLFGSDYPFFGTQQMLDALYRINDLAEGTKLPRVAEDFIEAIIHRPTPEILGLV